One window from the genome of Pyxicephalus adspersus chromosome 6, UCB_Pads_2.0, whole genome shotgun sequence encodes:
- the LOC140332785 gene encoding granzyme A-like, with product MLSWFPACLLSSLLLPIGEGSEIVGGREALPHSRPYMALLETGDKLCGGTLIKFDWVLTAAHCTCNSATKIKLGVHSTIAKDGYVQTFKTKKCIKHKGYNKRINDNDLQIVQLSGKAKPTKAVKILPLPKIFSDVKDGTMCDTAGWGATTSNGQKYPNKLMEVKLPAISRNKCATKWRPEKITKNMMCTFDARGKKDACVVSMQ from the exons GTGAGGGGAGTGAGATTGTTGGAGGTCGGGAAGCCCTTCCTCATTCTAGACCGTATATGGCTCTACTGGAAACTGGTGATAAACTATGTGGTGGAACATTAATAAAATTTGACTGGGTGTTGACTGCAGCTCACTGCACTTG CAATTCTGCAACTAAAATCAAGCTGGGTGTCCACTCAACAATTGCAAAAGATGGATATGTACAGACATTCAAGACCAAAAAGTGCATTAAACACAAGGGATATAATAAACGCATAAATGATAATGACCTCCAGATTGTACAG CTCTCTGGCAAAGCAAAACCAACCAAAGCTGTGAAGATTCTGCCATTACCAAAGATATTCAGTGATGTGAAAGATGGGACTATGTGTGACACAGCAGGATGGGGTGCAACCACAAGTAATGGTCAAAAATATCCAAACAAGCTGATGGAAGTAAAACTCCCAGCAATAAGCAGAAACAAATGTGCTACAAAGTGGAGACCTgaaaagatcacaaaaaacaTGATGTGCACCTTTGATGCACGTGGGAAGAAAGATGCATGTGTAGTAAGTATGCAATAG